A single region of the Massilia sp. erpn genome encodes:
- a CDS encoding serine endopeptidase: MSKALRLSEKWFQRGLWLVAFAFAGFLIGLGGKVVASLHGVEQVLVLEQFMDQGQAGAARQQRDLAEAAMAQARSALEQAQQRNKVAAANTHAASETFDNWVATRRATARPEQDVELIERTRALDVLKAEERKTLAAVEAQEQKHLDARQAHEAAQKRWYELEEGARPAYDSALRMQELRVFGYRLALTLPLLALAGWLWARQRKSTYWPFVWGFIFFAAFAFFVELVPYLPSYGGYVRYIVGILLTVLVGRQAIVSLQRYLERQKAAEALPDTQRRQHLSYDVAQARLAKGVCPGCERGVDLKDPKMDYCPHCGIGLFNQCGQCATRKNAFTRFCSSCGSAAATAPAD, encoded by the coding sequence ATGAGCAAGGCTTTGCGTTTGTCGGAGAAATGGTTTCAGCGCGGCTTATGGCTGGTGGCGTTTGCCTTCGCCGGTTTTCTGATCGGCTTGGGCGGCAAGGTCGTCGCCAGCCTGCATGGCGTGGAGCAGGTGCTGGTCCTGGAGCAGTTCATGGACCAGGGCCAGGCTGGCGCGGCGCGCCAGCAACGCGATCTTGCCGAAGCCGCGATGGCGCAGGCCCGCAGTGCGCTGGAACAGGCGCAGCAGCGCAACAAGGTGGCCGCCGCCAACACGCACGCGGCCAGCGAAACTTTCGACAACTGGGTGGCGACGCGGCGCGCCACCGCGCGTCCCGAACAGGATGTGGAACTGATCGAACGCACCCGCGCCCTCGATGTGCTGAAAGCCGAGGAGCGCAAGACGCTGGCGGCGGTCGAAGCCCAGGAACAGAAGCATCTCGATGCGCGCCAGGCGCATGAGGCGGCGCAGAAACGCTGGTACGAGCTGGAAGAGGGCGCGCGTCCCGCCTATGATTCGGCCTTGCGCATGCAGGAGCTGCGCGTGTTCGGCTACCGTCTGGCATTGACCCTGCCGCTGCTGGCGCTGGCCGGCTGGCTGTGGGCCAGGCAGCGTAAAAGCACCTACTGGCCCTTTGTCTGGGGCTTCATCTTCTTCGCCGCCTTTGCCTTCTTCGTCGAGCTGGTGCCTTACCTGCCCAGCTATGGCGGCTATGTGCGCTACATCGTCGGCATCCTGCTCACGGTGCTGGTCGGCCGTCAAGCCATCGTCTCGCTGCAGCGCTATCTGGAGCGGCAGAAGGCCGCCGAAGCGCTGCCCGACACGCAGCGCCGCCAGCATCTGAGCTACGACGTGGCGCAGGCGCGGCTGGCCAAGGGCGTCTGCCCCGGCTGCGAGCGCGGCGTTGACCTGAAAGATCCGAAGATGGATTACTGCCCCCATTGCGGCATTGGCCTGTTCAACCAATGCGGCCAGTGCGCCACCCGCAAGAATGCCTTCACCCGTTTCTGCTCCTCCTGCGGCAGTGCCGCTGCCACCGCCCCCGCTGACTAA
- a CDS encoding GIN domain-containing protein, which translates to MKNHFNFGLLFTAFCLFINSAFADDTVSETRAIDAKVVRVKLDGVIDLKLRQGAVPSLVITGEKRIVSRITAAQSGDTLYLDSESRGVKLNRNSVRAELVLPQLREVISEGVGTTEVSGFSGEDIDITLDGAGSMKVVCDYRHMRANLGGVGSMHVWVTDNDSVDLDLRGAGYITLGGRSKQLRASLGGLGGLNAQQFQADSVNLELSGLGNATVTAKTNATLNLSGLGSVTVYGKPTNRNVSVDGLGKVSWK; encoded by the coding sequence ATGAAGAACCATTTTAACTTTGGCCTGCTATTCACCGCATTCTGCCTGTTTATTAACAGCGCGTTTGCGGATGACACGGTCAGCGAAACCCGCGCCATCGACGCCAAGGTCGTGCGCGTCAAGCTGGACGGGGTCATCGACCTCAAGCTCAGGCAAGGGGCTGTGCCCTCGCTGGTGATCACCGGCGAAAAGCGCATCGTGTCCCGCATCACCGCCGCGCAGTCCGGCGACACCCTGTACCTCGATTCCGAGAGCCGGGGTGTCAAGCTGAACCGCAATTCGGTGCGCGCCGAACTGGTGCTGCCGCAGCTGCGCGAGGTGATTTCGGAGGGCGTCGGCACGACCGAAGTCAGTGGCTTCAGTGGGGAAGATATCGACATTACTCTGGACGGGGCGGGCAGCATGAAGGTGGTGTGCGACTACCGCCATATGCGGGCCAACCTCGGCGGCGTGGGCAGCATGCATGTCTGGGTCACGGACAACGACAGCGTGGACCTGGACTTGCGCGGCGCCGGCTACATCACCCTCGGCGGGCGCAGCAAGCAGTTGCGCGCCTCGCTCGGTGGACTGGGTGGCTTGAATGCGCAGCAGTTCCAGGCTGACTCCGTGAATCTGGAGTTGAGCGGCCTCGGCAACGCCACCGTGACGGCCAAGACCAACGCCACGCTGAATTTAAGCGGCCTCGGTTCGGTCACGGTCTACGGCAAGCCGACCAACCGCAACGTGAGCGTGGACGGACTGGGTAAAGTCAGCTGGAAGTAA
- a CDS encoding carbohydrate porin: MKHLIRQTLPAALAMALACGAAQAGDHETEGFHGYMRAGGGSASSGGRQSCFGLGGMTMSFRLGNECDSFAEFGYTKEVAKSANGASFVATIWADAYKNSSDFGDAKLGIAKAYVEAKNLPFMNGGIIWAGKRHYYRPDIHMLDMQYINMNGTGGGVDALPLGPGKLSVAVFKDDDFNKFDPVTGKYDDSSSALRQNFVYEGLPVNSNGTLDIATSLIKAEGKDNVRHNGWQVSLFHRQAKVLGGGNTFGVQYGVGPGTGIDGPCCARMGPSGSTLLDSDVTRLRVFDDIVIQPTREFSMEFVALYQRDKSDKNGKSTWTTVGTRPVYAFHQNFKLQAELGVTQLKTDMNPDTQRLTKLTIAPTITVGEDYWSRPELRAFVSYGKWNDAAKKSVNAFNNGGPVYGDKTSGTSVGLQLEAWW; encoded by the coding sequence ATGAAACACCTCATCCGGCAAACCCTGCCCGCAGCTCTTGCCATGGCCCTCGCCTGCGGCGCCGCCCAGGCTGGCGACCACGAAACGGAAGGCTTCCACGGCTATATGCGCGCCGGCGGCGGCTCAGCCTCGTCGGGCGGCCGCCAGAGCTGCTTTGGCCTGGGCGGCATGACCATGTCCTTCCGCCTCGGCAACGAGTGCGACAGCTTCGCCGAATTCGGCTACACCAAGGAAGTGGCGAAATCGGCCAACGGCGCCAGCTTCGTCGCCACCATCTGGGCCGACGCTTACAAGAACAGTTCCGACTTCGGCGACGCCAAACTGGGCATCGCCAAAGCTTATGTCGAAGCCAAGAACCTGCCCTTCATGAACGGCGGCATTATCTGGGCCGGCAAGCGCCACTACTACCGTCCCGATATCCACATGCTGGATATGCAGTACATCAATATGAACGGCACCGGCGGCGGCGTGGACGCCCTGCCCCTCGGCCCCGGCAAATTGAGCGTGGCCGTCTTCAAGGATGACGACTTCAATAAATTCGATCCCGTCACCGGCAAGTACGACGATTCCAGCTCGGCGCTGCGCCAGAACTTCGTCTACGAAGGCCTGCCGGTCAACAGCAACGGCACGCTGGACATCGCCACCTCGCTGATCAAGGCCGAGGGCAAGGACAATGTGCGCCATAACGGCTGGCAGGTCTCGCTGTTCCACCGCCAAGCCAAGGTGCTGGGCGGCGGCAATACCTTCGGCGTGCAGTACGGCGTCGGCCCCGGCACCGGCATCGACGGCCCTTGCTGCGCGCGCATGGGTCCATCCGGCAGCACCCTGCTCGATTCCGATGTGACCCGCCTGCGCGTGTTCGACGATATCGTGATCCAGCCGACGCGCGAATTCAGCATGGAGTTCGTGGCCCTCTACCAGCGCGACAAGTCCGACAAGAACGGCAAGTCCACCTGGACCACCGTCGGTACGCGCCCGGTCTACGCCTTCCACCAGAACTTCAAGCTGCAGGCGGAACTGGGCGTGACCCAGCTGAAAACCGATATGAACCCCGACACCCAGCGCCTGACCAAACTGACCATCGCGCCAACCATCACCGTGGGCGAAGATTACTGGTCGCGCCCCGAGCTGCGCGCCTTCGTCAGCTACGGCAAATGGAACGACGCTGCCAAGAAATCGGTCAACGCCTTCAATAACGGTGGCCCGGTGTACGGCGACAAGACCAGCGGCACGTCGGTCGGCCTGCAGCTGGAAGCCTGGTGGTAA
- a CDS encoding ATP-binding protein yields the protein MPKPLHLLARLVPQSLLGRLTAVMVVGVLLTQLAGNFIWAAQRRAEALNEVNAASQHLGHSAASAVRFFLSLPPNYRPLIIQQFREMGGTRFLVNINRAPVDVQAIAAQELADAALKQLRSTLKEDLPNVSKLRIDFAWPERLPVSDEGATIGDLPDSWVQHILLTKPAPVLLIQVEMDPGHWLYLATLMPNPYFLETGNPLTHDRLLLQALSLAAVLLLSILVVRWTTRPLAALAEAATAFGNGEQAPALPETGSREFMATARAFEAMRERIQRYIEDRERLFVSISHDLRTPIMRLKLRAELLDDDDMRAEFHDDLDELDMMVKGALQTVKDSDIHENPTEVRLDALLGRMVRDAQLAGHKVTFEPSGLTVTAKPLALKRAIGNLLNNALHYGQQAEIAVRRNAGNIEIEIRDHGPGVPEDAFGSLCEPYVRLEHGRKQNSSGMGLGLGIARGIVQAHGGELLLANHPEGGFRATIALPGGAFDPLALPGQDH from the coding sequence ATGCCTAAGCCGCTGCACCTGCTGGCGCGCCTGGTGCCGCAATCGCTGCTGGGCCGGCTGACGGCGGTGATGGTGGTCGGCGTGCTGCTGACGCAGCTGGCCGGGAATTTCATCTGGGCCGCGCAGCGTCGCGCCGAGGCGCTGAACGAGGTGAATGCCGCCTCCCAGCACCTGGGCCACAGCGCCGCCAGTGCGGTGCGCTTCTTTCTCAGCCTGCCGCCCAATTACCGTCCGCTCATCATCCAGCAATTCCGCGAGATGGGCGGCACGCGCTTCCTAGTCAATATCAACCGCGCGCCCGTCGATGTACAGGCCATCGCCGCGCAGGAACTGGCCGATGCGGCCCTGAAGCAGCTGCGCTCGACCTTGAAGGAAGACTTGCCGAATGTGAGCAAGCTGCGCATCGACTTTGCCTGGCCCGAGCGCCTGCCGGTCAGCGACGAGGGCGCGACCATCGGCGATCTGCCGGACAGCTGGGTGCAGCACATCCTGCTGACCAAGCCGGCGCCGGTGCTGCTGATCCAGGTCGAGATGGACCCCGGCCACTGGCTGTATCTGGCCACCCTGATGCCCAATCCCTACTTCCTCGAAACCGGCAATCCGCTAACGCACGACCGCTTGCTGCTGCAAGCCTTGTCGCTGGCGGCGGTATTGCTGCTGTCGATCCTGGTGGTGCGCTGGACCACGCGGCCGCTGGCGGCGCTGGCCGAGGCGGCGACCGCCTTCGGCAACGGCGAGCAGGCGCCGGCGCTGCCCGAAACCGGCTCGCGCGAATTCATGGCTACGGCGCGCGCCTTCGAAGCGATGCGCGAACGCATCCAGCGCTATATCGAAGACCGCGAGCGCCTGTTCGTCTCCATCTCGCACGATCTGCGCACGCCCATCATGCGCCTCAAGCTGCGTGCCGAACTGCTGGACGACGACGATATGCGCGCCGAGTTCCATGACGATCTCGATGAGCTGGACATGATGGTGAAGGGCGCGCTGCAGACCGTGAAGGACAGCGATATCCACGAAAACCCCACCGAAGTGCGCCTCGACGCGCTGCTGGGCCGCATGGTGCGCGATGCGCAACTGGCCGGCCACAAGGTCACGTTCGAACCCTCCGGCCTGACGGTGACGGCCAAGCCGCTGGCACTCAAGCGCGCTATCGGCAATCTGCTCAACAACGCCCTGCATTACGGCCAGCAGGCTGAAATCGCGGTGCGCCGCAATGCCGGCAATATCGAGATCGAAATCCGCGACCATGGTCCCGGCGTGCCGGAAGACGCCTTCGGTAGCCTGTGCGAACCGTATGTGCGGCTGGAGCATGGGCGCAAGCAGAATTCCAGTGGCATGGGTTTGGGCCTGGGTATCGCGCGTGGTATCGTGCAGGCCCACGGCGGCGAACTGCTGCTGGCGAATCATCCCGAAGGCGGCTTCCGCGCCACCATCGCGCTGCCCGGCGGCGCCTTCGATCCGCTGGCGCTGCCGGGACAGGATCATTGA
- a CDS encoding response regulator: MMRKILVVDDDQKTRTLLKAYLEKNQYEVGLAHDGATFLAEFSRYADELSLVILDVMLPDTDGFALCKVVRQRSNVPIIMLTASSDETDRVVGLELGADDYVSKPYSPRELLARIKAIHRRTGIANAAAPRFYRFVGFTLDTVARTVTDPQGQIVPLTGLDFQLLKYFVEHAGDILDRSVLCEGTRGRDAGPMDRFLDVQISRLRLRLNDGGKNPLLIKTVRGAGYVFSADVVSSHA; the protein is encoded by the coding sequence ATCATGCGTAAGATTCTCGTCGTCGACGACGACCAAAAGACCCGGACCCTGCTCAAGGCCTACCTGGAAAAGAACCAGTACGAAGTGGGGCTGGCCCATGACGGCGCAACCTTCCTCGCCGAATTCAGCCGCTATGCCGACGAGCTGTCCCTGGTCATCCTCGATGTGATGCTGCCCGATACCGACGGCTTCGCGCTGTGCAAGGTGGTGCGTCAGCGTTCGAATGTGCCCATCATCATGCTGACCGCCAGCTCGGACGAAACCGACCGCGTGGTCGGGCTGGAACTGGGCGCGGACGATTATGTGTCCAAGCCTTACAGTCCGCGCGAGCTGCTGGCCCGCATCAAGGCCATCCACCGCCGCACCGGCATCGCCAATGCGGCCGCACCGCGCTTCTACCGCTTTGTCGGCTTTACGCTGGACACGGTGGCGCGCACCGTCACCGATCCGCAGGGGCAGATCGTGCCGCTCACCGGCCTCGATTTCCAGCTGCTCAAATATTTTGTGGAGCACGCGGGCGACATTCTCGACCGCAGCGTGCTGTGTGAAGGCACGCGCGGCCGCGACGCCGGACCGATGGACCGCTTCCTCGACGTGCAGATCAGCCGCCTGCGCCTGCGTCTCAACGACGGCGGCAAGAATCCGCTGCTGATCAAGACGGTGCGCGGCGCCGGCTATGTATTCTCGGCCGACGTCGTCAGTTCCCATGCCTAA
- a CDS encoding carbohydrate ABC transporter permease, which translates to MGALADTWLPRLVLSPTIIASLVFVYGFIGLTAWLSLTESRMMPNFEFAGLVQYERLFEIDRWWVSAANLGLFGGLFILLCLAIGLCMAILLDQRIRHEGALRAIYLYPMALSFIVTGAAWKWILNPGLGLEKLMHDWGFSGFRFDWLVNSDMAIYTVVIAGVWQSSGFVMALFLAGLRSVDDSIIKAAMVDGASLPTIYRRIVIPSLRPVFFSVLLVLSHIAIKSFDLVMALTAGGPGTSSDVPAIFMYQFSFTRGQLGLGAASAMMMLATVLAVLVPLMYLETKGARHGR; encoded by the coding sequence ATGGGCGCGCTGGCCGACACCTGGCTGCCGCGCCTGGTGCTCTCCCCCACCATCATCGCTTCGCTGGTCTTCGTGTACGGCTTTATCGGCCTGACGGCCTGGCTGTCGCTGACCGAGTCGCGCATGATGCCGAATTTCGAATTCGCCGGACTGGTGCAGTATGAGCGCCTGTTCGAGATCGACCGCTGGTGGGTTTCCGCCGCCAATCTGGGCCTGTTCGGTGGCCTGTTCATCCTGCTTTGCCTGGCCATCGGCCTGTGCATGGCCATCCTGCTCGACCAGCGCATCCGCCACGAAGGCGCGCTGCGCGCCATCTACCTGTATCCGATGGCGCTGTCCTTCATCGTCACCGGTGCGGCATGGAAGTGGATACTCAATCCCGGCCTGGGTCTGGAAAAGCTGATGCACGACTGGGGCTTCAGCGGCTTCAGATTCGACTGGCTGGTCAATTCCGACATGGCGATTTACACCGTGGTGATCGCGGGCGTATGGCAATCGTCCGGCTTCGTCATGGCCCTGTTCCTGGCCGGCCTGCGCAGCGTGGACGACAGCATCATCAAGGCTGCCATGGTCGATGGCGCCAGTCTGCCAACAATTTACCGCCGCATCGTGATCCCCTCGCTGCGCCCGGTCTTCTTCAGCGTGCTGCTGGTGCTCTCGCATATCGCCATCAAGAGTTTCGACCTGGTGATGGCGCTGACGGCGGGCGGCCCCGGCACCTCGTCCGACGTACCGGCCATTTTCATGTACCAGTTCTCCTTCACGCGCGGGCAGCTCGGCCTGGGCGCGGCGTCGGCCATGATGATGCTGGCCACCGTGCTGGCCGTGCTGGTGCCGCTGATGTATCTGGAAACGAAAGGAGCGCGCCATGGCCGCTGA
- a CDS encoding ABC transporter substrate-binding protein, which produces MVKTLRRILALACLAAASGAHAQGESLQVLHWWKSASERKAVDLIAARLQEENIGWSDSMIPNGSGVGAGIVLRSRILAKDAPEVAQVNGIVIRDWARLNLLLDLDAVAAAGKWDRLLQPTAAAVIQSDGHVYAAPIGIHRINMLFYNRKLLARINLPVPETWADFERAAARLRQAGIVPLAQSSEPWQVTTLFETLVLSEGVRFYRDLFEKRDAAAYADARLASALNRLRGLKKWMASPVAERTWDDTVRDLSEGTAAMMVMGDWAKGELQARGMVLDEGFGCSAVPGTANYHLYNVDTLSMIATRDPHRPAQEKLAALILSPAIQADYNQIKGSIPVLRNPNLSKMDACARASYKLFASGPEAQVPSLVHRMATEEIVRDAMVSEVHRFFLDDNVTVADAQRRLGTIARTFTKNR; this is translated from the coding sequence ATGGTAAAGACGCTGCGCAGGATACTGGCGCTGGCCTGCCTTGCCGCGGCAAGCGGCGCGCATGCGCAGGGGGAATCGCTGCAGGTACTGCACTGGTGGAAATCGGCCAGCGAACGCAAGGCGGTGGACCTGATCGCGGCCCGCCTGCAGGAAGAAAATATCGGCTGGAGCGACAGCATGATCCCCAACGGCTCCGGCGTCGGCGCGGGCATTGTGCTGCGCAGCCGCATCCTGGCCAAGGATGCGCCCGAAGTGGCTCAGGTCAACGGCATCGTGATCCGCGACTGGGCGCGCCTGAACCTGCTGCTTGACCTGGATGCGGTGGCCGCCGCCGGCAAATGGGACCGGCTGCTGCAGCCCACCGCCGCCGCCGTGATCCAGTCCGACGGCCATGTCTATGCCGCGCCGATCGGCATCCACCGCATCAATATGCTGTTCTATAACCGCAAGCTGCTTGCCCGCATCAATCTGCCGGTGCCGGAAACCTGGGCCGACTTCGAGCGCGCCGCCGCCAGGCTGCGTCAGGCCGGCATCGTGCCGCTGGCGCAAAGCAGCGAGCCGTGGCAGGTCACCACCCTGTTCGAAACCCTGGTGCTGTCGGAGGGCGTGCGCTTTTACCGCGATTTGTTCGAGAAGCGCGATGCCGCCGCCTACGCCGATGCGCGCCTGGCCTCCGCCCTGAACCGCCTGCGCGGCTTGAAGAAGTGGATGGCCAGTCCTGTTGCCGAGCGCACCTGGGACGACACGGTACGCGACCTGAGCGAAGGCACGGCCGCCATGATGGTGATGGGCGACTGGGCCAAGGGCGAGTTGCAGGCGCGCGGCATGGTGCTGGACGAAGGCTTCGGCTGCAGTGCCGTGCCGGGCACCGCCAACTACCATCTCTACAATGTGGATACGCTGAGCATGATCGCCACCCGCGATCCGCACCGCCCGGCGCAGGAAAAGCTGGCGGCCCTGATCCTGTCACCCGCGATCCAGGCCGACTACAATCAGATCAAGGGTTCGATTCCGGTACTGCGCAATCCGAACTTGTCGAAGATGGATGCCTGCGCGCGCGCCTCCTACAAGCTGTTCGCCAGCGGACCTGAAGCGCAAGTGCCCAGCCTGGTGCACCGCATGGCGACCGAGGAAATCGTGCGCGACGCCATGGTCAGCGAAGTGCACCGCTTCTTCCTCGACGATAACGTCACGGTGGCCGACGCCCAGCGCCGCCTGGGCACCATCGCGCGCACCTTCACCAAGAACCGATAG
- a CDS encoding ABC transporter substrate-binding protein: protein MKLNTLALSAMAAALLVCAAAQAAPQVEVLHYWTSGGEAKSAAELKKMMEAKGVAWKDFAVAGGGGENAATALKARVMAGNAPTAAQIKGPAIQEWGQEGVLANIDAAAAEGKWEASLPPVVNSVMKYKGHYVAVPVNVHRVNWLWVNPEVLKKAGAKPPTNFAEFFEAADKIKKAGLTAIAHGGQPWQDATVFESVVLGTGGADFYKKAIVQLDQAALTSPTMLKAFENLARIKTYIDKDAAGRDWNLATAMVINGKAGMQFMGDWAKGEFTSAGKVAGKDFLCLAAPGTEKAFTFNVDSLTMFKMKSAEEQKAQLTLANAVLSPEFQEVFNLNKGSIPVRAGVSRAKFDACATKSMDDMAATSKGGGLVPSFAHGMAIDTAKAGAIQDVVAKFMNSNMTPQAAVQALAKAAKTM from the coding sequence ATGAAACTGAATACCTTAGCCTTGAGCGCCATGGCTGCCGCCCTGCTGGTTTGCGCCGCCGCGCAAGCCGCGCCGCAGGTGGAAGTGCTGCATTACTGGACCTCGGGCGGCGAGGCCAAATCGGCCGCCGAACTGAAGAAAATGATGGAAGCCAAGGGCGTGGCCTGGAAGGACTTCGCCGTGGCGGGCGGCGGCGGCGAGAATGCAGCTACCGCATTGAAAGCGCGCGTCATGGCGGGCAATGCGCCGACCGCCGCGCAGATCAAAGGTCCGGCCATCCAGGAATGGGGCCAGGAAGGCGTGCTGGCGAATATCGACGCAGCCGCAGCCGAGGGAAAATGGGAAGCCAGCCTGCCGCCCGTGGTCAACAGCGTGATGAAGTACAAGGGCCATTATGTGGCGGTGCCGGTGAATGTGCACCGCGTGAACTGGCTGTGGGTCAATCCCGAGGTGCTGAAAAAGGCCGGCGCCAAGCCGCCCACCAATTTCGCCGAGTTCTTTGAGGCCGCCGACAAGATCAAGAAAGCCGGCCTGACGGCCATCGCCCACGGCGGCCAGCCTTGGCAGGACGCCACCGTGTTCGAATCGGTGGTACTCGGCACGGGCGGCGCGGACTTCTACAAGAAAGCCATCGTGCAGCTGGACCAGGCCGCGCTGACCAGCCCCACCATGCTGAAAGCCTTCGAGAACCTGGCGCGCATCAAGACCTATATCGACAAGGATGCCGCAGGCCGCGACTGGAATCTGGCGACCGCCATGGTCATCAACGGCAAGGCAGGCATGCAGTTCATGGGCGACTGGGCCAAGGGCGAGTTCACCTCGGCCGGCAAGGTGGCGGGCAAGGACTTCCTCTGCCTGGCCGCACCGGGCACCGAGAAAGCCTTCACCTTCAATGTCGATTCGCTGACCATGTTCAAGATGAAGAGCGCAGAGGAACAGAAGGCGCAGCTGACCCTGGCCAACGCCGTGCTCAGTCCCGAGTTCCAGGAAGTGTTCAACCTGAACAAGGGTTCGATCCCTGTCCGCGCCGGCGTTTCGCGCGCCAAGTTCGACGCCTGCGCCACCAAATCGATGGACGATATGGCGGCCACCAGCAAGGGCGGCGGCCTGGTACCGAGCTTCGCGCACGGCATGGCCATCGACACTGCCAAGGCAGGAGCGATCCAGGACGTGGTGGCCAAGTTCATGAACTCGAATATGACGCCGCAAGCGGCGGTGCAAGCCCTGGCGAAAGCAGCCAAAACCATGTAA